A window of Ananas comosus cultivar F153 linkage group 4, ASM154086v1, whole genome shotgun sequence contains these coding sequences:
- the LOC109709479 gene encoding putative RNA polymerase II subunit B1 CTD phosphatase RPAP2 homolog isoform X2, with protein MAASASAATVAAVVHRIQLALLDGAARSEGHLLAAGALLSRADYEDVVIERTIAGLCGHPLCPNPLPSDRPRRGRFRVALREHRVYDLEETYKYCSQRCVVASRAFSAALAPERSADLSPSRVEKVLALFADAVEEKDQAAGLGKEGDLGFSKLTITEKDDAGGGDVSLDEWIGPSNAIEGYVPQYDSKKGLKAKANAEEKGVKKAEKSIGSEVGFTTTGFVGDEVDGVSSWSIRTQDISEGIAKKLEDMALEEKKIKKQKTTKSSSKSSKPKQTKKASGSKSSEVDFTSVIIVGNETSTKTPNFGQIDAKQLDVRSAVIAGNQTSVTSSKAPLIGSQYHEELGNGIDSREKKIPALRSSLKTKGSKNRRNSVKWADEVTTASGMERKGAHEGSTNSHVSSEGDDGASLRLASAEACAAALTWAAEAVTSGTSEVEDAVSEAGIVLLPQPQHVDGRGGEEGEDNFEFDRGVVKWPKKTVILDTDMFEVEDSWHDTPPEGFSLTLSSFATLWMALFGWITCSSLAYIYGCDESAEEDFLMVNGREYPRKIVLKDDRSSEIRQTIDGCVSRALLGLVMSLRLPVPVSTLEKNLVIMSYYETLLIAGALA; from the exons atggcggcgtcggcgtcggcggcgacggtggcggcggtggtgcACCGGATCCAGCTCGCGCTCCTCGACGGCGCCGCGCGATCGGAGGGCCACCTCCTCGCCGCGGGCGCACTCCTCTCCCGCGCCGACTACGAGGACGTCGTCATCGAGCGCACCATCGCGGGCCTCTGCGGCCACCCCCTGTGCCCTAACCCCCTCCCCTCCGATCGCCCCCGCCGCGGCCGCTTCCGCGTCGCGCTTCGCGAGCACCGCGTCTACGACCTCGAGGAGACCTACAAGTACTGCTCCCAGCGTTGCGTCGTCGCGAGCCGCGCGTTCTCCGCCGCGCTCGCCCCCGAGCGCTCCGCCGATCTCAGCCCCTCCAGAGTCGAGAAGGTCTTGGCGCTCTTCGCCGACGCTGTGGAGGAGAAGGACCAAGCCGCGGGCTTGGGGAAGGAGggggatttagggttttccaaattgacgattacGGAGAAGGATGATGCCGGGGGTGGTGATGTGTCACTTGATGAGTGGATCGGCCCGTCGAACGCTATTGAGGGTTACGTTCCTCAGTACGACAGTAAGAAAG GGTTAAAAGCTAAAGCTAATGCCGAAGAGAAGGGGGTGAAGAAGGCTGAGAAATCTATAGGTAGTGAAGTGGGTTTTACGACTACGGGATTTGTGGGAGATGAGGTTGATGGGGTTTCTTCCTGGTCAATTCGAACGCAAGATATATCAGAAGGGATAGCTAAGAAATTGGAAGATATGGCTCTCgaagagaagaagataaagaagcaGAAAACAACTAAATCTTCATCAAAATCCTCCAAGCCTAAGCAAACTAAAAAGGCGAGCGGAAGCAAGAGTAGCGAAGTGGATTTTACAAGTGTTATCATTGTCGGGAATGAGACTTCAACAAAGACCCCTAATTTCGGTCAAATTGATGCAAAACAACTAGACGTGAGGAGTGCTGTAATCGCTGGAAACCAGACTTCTGTAACATCTTCAAAAGCTCCCTTAATCGGTTCACAATATCACGAAGAGTTGGGAAATGGGATTGACTCGAGGGAGAAGAAGATACCTGCATTGAGGTCTTCTTTGAAGACTAAAGGGTCCAAGAATAGAAGGAATTCAGTCAAATGGGCTGATGAGGTAACAACTGCATCTGGGATGGAAAGAAAGGGTGCCCATGAAGGTAGTACAAACTCTCATGTATCGTCTGAGGGAGATGACGGCGCTTCCTTAAGGCTTGCATCAGCTGAGGCTTGCGCAGCTGCCCTGACTTGGGCCGCAGAAGCTGTTACTTCAGGAACATCTGAAGTAGAAGATGCAG TTTCGGAAGCTGGGATTGTTCTCTTGCCTCAGCCACAACATGTTGACGGGAGGGGTGGTGAAGAAGGTGAAGATAACTTTGAATTTGATAGAGGAGTTGTGAAGTGGCCTAAGAAAACTGTTATTCTAGACACTGATATGTTTGAAGTTGAGGATTCTTGGCATGACACGCCGCCAGAGGGATTCAGTTTAACT TTATCCTCATTTGCAACATTGTGGATGGCACTCTTTGGATGGATAACATGCTCTTCTTTGGCCTACATATATGGGTGTGATGAGAGTGCTGAGGAGGACTTTTTGATGGTCAATGGGAGGGAGTACCCCCGTAAGATAGTACTAAAGGATGATCGCTCATCTGAAATTAGACAGACGATAGATGGTTGTGTCTCTCGTGCCTTGTTGGGGCTCGTAATGAGTCTCAGGCTGCCGGTGCCGGTTTCAACTTTGGAGAAAAATTTG GTCATAATGTCGTATTATGAGACACTTCTCATTGCAGGGGCTCTTGCTTGA
- the LOC109709479 gene encoding putative RNA polymerase II subunit B1 CTD phosphatase RPAP2 homolog isoform X1 encodes MAASASAATVAAVVHRIQLALLDGAARSEGHLLAAGALLSRADYEDVVIERTIAGLCGHPLCPNPLPSDRPRRGRFRVALREHRVYDLEETYKYCSQRCVVASRAFSAALAPERSADLSPSRVEKVLALFADAVEEKDQAAGLGKEGDLGFSKLTITEKDDAGGGDVSLDEWIGPSNAIEGYVPQYDSKKGLKAKANAEEKGVKKAEKSIGSEVGFTTTGFVGDEVDGVSSWSIRTQDISEGIAKKLEDMALEEKKIKKQKTTKSSSKSSKPKQTKKASGSKSSEVDFTSVIIVGNETSTKTPNFGQIDAKQLDVRSAVIAGNQTSVTSSKAPLIGSQYHEELGNGIDSREKKIPALRSSLKTKGSKNRRNSVKWADEVTTASGMERKGAHEGSTNSHVSSEGDDGASLRLASAEACAAALTWAAEAVTSGTSEVEDAVSEAGIVLLPQPQHVDGRGGEEGEDNFEFDRGVVKWPKKTVILDTDMFEVEDSWHDTPPEGFSLTLSSFATLWMALFGWITCSSLAYIYGCDESAEEDFLMVNGREYPRKIVLKDDRSSEIRQTIDGCVSRALLGLVMSLRLPVPVSTLEKNLGLLLDTMSFVKALPSFKTRQWQVIVLLFLDALSAHRLPALAPHMTNKNMLLHKVLNAAQVSGEEYDSMRDLLLPMGRSPDLS; translated from the exons atggcggcgtcggcgtcggcggcgacggtggcggcggtggtgcACCGGATCCAGCTCGCGCTCCTCGACGGCGCCGCGCGATCGGAGGGCCACCTCCTCGCCGCGGGCGCACTCCTCTCCCGCGCCGACTACGAGGACGTCGTCATCGAGCGCACCATCGCGGGCCTCTGCGGCCACCCCCTGTGCCCTAACCCCCTCCCCTCCGATCGCCCCCGCCGCGGCCGCTTCCGCGTCGCGCTTCGCGAGCACCGCGTCTACGACCTCGAGGAGACCTACAAGTACTGCTCCCAGCGTTGCGTCGTCGCGAGCCGCGCGTTCTCCGCCGCGCTCGCCCCCGAGCGCTCCGCCGATCTCAGCCCCTCCAGAGTCGAGAAGGTCTTGGCGCTCTTCGCCGACGCTGTGGAGGAGAAGGACCAAGCCGCGGGCTTGGGGAAGGAGggggatttagggttttccaaattgacgattacGGAGAAGGATGATGCCGGGGGTGGTGATGTGTCACTTGATGAGTGGATCGGCCCGTCGAACGCTATTGAGGGTTACGTTCCTCAGTACGACAGTAAGAAAG GGTTAAAAGCTAAAGCTAATGCCGAAGAGAAGGGGGTGAAGAAGGCTGAGAAATCTATAGGTAGTGAAGTGGGTTTTACGACTACGGGATTTGTGGGAGATGAGGTTGATGGGGTTTCTTCCTGGTCAATTCGAACGCAAGATATATCAGAAGGGATAGCTAAGAAATTGGAAGATATGGCTCTCgaagagaagaagataaagaagcaGAAAACAACTAAATCTTCATCAAAATCCTCCAAGCCTAAGCAAACTAAAAAGGCGAGCGGAAGCAAGAGTAGCGAAGTGGATTTTACAAGTGTTATCATTGTCGGGAATGAGACTTCAACAAAGACCCCTAATTTCGGTCAAATTGATGCAAAACAACTAGACGTGAGGAGTGCTGTAATCGCTGGAAACCAGACTTCTGTAACATCTTCAAAAGCTCCCTTAATCGGTTCACAATATCACGAAGAGTTGGGAAATGGGATTGACTCGAGGGAGAAGAAGATACCTGCATTGAGGTCTTCTTTGAAGACTAAAGGGTCCAAGAATAGAAGGAATTCAGTCAAATGGGCTGATGAGGTAACAACTGCATCTGGGATGGAAAGAAAGGGTGCCCATGAAGGTAGTACAAACTCTCATGTATCGTCTGAGGGAGATGACGGCGCTTCCTTAAGGCTTGCATCAGCTGAGGCTTGCGCAGCTGCCCTGACTTGGGCCGCAGAAGCTGTTACTTCAGGAACATCTGAAGTAGAAGATGCAG TTTCGGAAGCTGGGATTGTTCTCTTGCCTCAGCCACAACATGTTGACGGGAGGGGTGGTGAAGAAGGTGAAGATAACTTTGAATTTGATAGAGGAGTTGTGAAGTGGCCTAAGAAAACTGTTATTCTAGACACTGATATGTTTGAAGTTGAGGATTCTTGGCATGACACGCCGCCAGAGGGATTCAGTTTAACT TTATCCTCATTTGCAACATTGTGGATGGCACTCTTTGGATGGATAACATGCTCTTCTTTGGCCTACATATATGGGTGTGATGAGAGTGCTGAGGAGGACTTTTTGATGGTCAATGGGAGGGAGTACCCCCGTAAGATAGTACTAAAGGATGATCGCTCATCTGAAATTAGACAGACGATAGATGGTTGTGTCTCTCGTGCCTTGTTGGGGCTCGTAATGAGTCTCAGGCTGCCGGTGCCGGTTTCAACTTTGGAGAAAAATTTG GGGCTCTTGCTTGATACAATGTCATTTGTCAAGGCATTACCTTCCTTCAAAACAAGGCAATGGCAAGTTATTGTACTTCTCTTTCTCGATGCCCTCTCTGCACACAGACTTCCTGCTCTTGCTCCACATATGACTAACAAGAATATGCTGCTACATAAG GTTCTAAATGCGGCTCAAGTAAGCGGAGAGGAGTACGACTCCATGAGAGATCTCCTCCTCCCTATGGGGAGGTCTCCTGATTTGTCATAG